The nucleotide window TTTGATAATCGGTTTACCAATCGTCGGCAGTTTCATGGGGATGCCAACCATCTGGATGAAGAATATCCAGTTGATTTAAATCAGGCACCAGCTACAATTACCCAAAATTTAATTACATTTTCCTATCTTTCCAATGCGGAAGCATTACTTACCTTGGGTTCTGACCTTGGTGGGCTTACCCCGTATGAGGTTGAATATAAGCTTTCACAATTCGGGCATAATGAGATTGACAAACAGGAAGAATTATCTTGGTATAAACATCTGTGGCTAAGTTATAAAAACCCTTTTAATCTCCTTTTAACCCTTCTTGCCATTGTTTCTTTTTTTACCGATGATATGAAGGGGGCAACCGTAATTAGTTCAATGGTGGTGATCTCAACTATTCTTCGTTTCGTGCAGGAACGTCGTTCAAATAACGCTGCTGATAAATTAAAAGAAATGGTAAGTACTACTGCCACTGTTATTCGCCAAGAAGATGACGATGAAGAAGACGATGAACACATTGCAGAACTTGAAAAACAAATTATGGCAAGTAATCCGGCACAGATGGAAAACCGGGTTGAAGTTCCAATAAAAAATCTGGTTCCGGGTGATGTAATTACACTATCTGCAGGAGACATGATCCCCGCAGATGTCAGAATTCTGACTGCCAAAGATTTGTTTATTTCTCAAGCGGCTTTAACAGGTGAATCTTTACCAGTTGAGAAATTTGCAGCTCAATCCAAGGAGAATATCAAGGATGTTTTGGAGCTTGAAAATATTGCTTACATGGGTACCAATGTAGTTAGTGGTTCAGCACTAGCTGTTGTTTTGACTACTGGTAAAAATACTTTCTTTGGTTCGCTTGCAGATAAGGTTATTGCTGAAGATGCTGCTGAAACTTCATTCCAGAAAGGAGTAAACCGGGTAAGCTGGCTTCTGATTTATTTTATGCTTATTATGTCTCCGATTGTATTTCTGATAAATGGTATAAGTACTCATGCCTGGCGTGATGCAGCATTATTTTCCTTATCCATTGCCGTTGGGCTAACTCCGGAAATGTTGCCGATGATTGTTACTTCTACCCTTGCCAAGGGGGCAGTATTCATGTCGCGGCGGAAGGTAATTGTCAAGCGGCTTGATGCTATTCAGAATTTTGGCGCAATGGATATTTTGTGCACCGATAAAACTGGCACACTAACCCAAGATAAGATTTGTCTTGAAAAGCATACTGATATTTTTGGTGATGATTATGATGATGTTCTTGAATACGCTTATTTAAATAGCTATTATCAAACTGGGTTAAAAAATCTGCTTGATGTTGCAGTTTTGGAACGAGCTAATTTTGGTGATATACCATTACTGGTAAAGAAGTATTCCAAGGTTGATGAAGTTCCATTTGATTTTCAGCGCCGTCGGATGTCGGTTGTGGTTGCAGATACAACTGGTGGAAATTTGTTAATCTGTAAGGGTGCTGTTGAGGAAATGCTTACTTGTTGTACCCATGCCGAACATGATGGTCAGGTCATGCCATTAACCAATGAATTATTGAATAAATTGCGCTCTGTTACCGCTGAACTTAATGCAGATGGATTGCGTGTTGTTGCTGTTGCCAAAAAAAACTATCCTGAAGCAAAAGGGAATTATTCAGTTAATGATGAAAAAGAAATGATTCTTGTTGGTTATGTTGCATTTCTTGATCCACCAAAAGAGACTACTCAACCGGCAATTGAAGCCCTTAACCGCCTAGGAATTGCGGTTAAAATTCTGACTGGTGATAATGAGCTTGTTACTGCTAAGGTATGCCGTGAAGTTGGTCTTGATGTTGAAGGTTTATTGCTTGGTTCTGACATTGATAATCTTTCTGATGGAGAATTAACTGTTATTGCTAAAAATACTACCGTATTTGCAAAACTTACACCAAGCCACAAAGAGCGTATTGTTGATATTTTACGAGCCAGTGGTCATGTGGTTGGTTTTATGGGTGATGGAATTAATGATGCGCCTGCTTTACGGGCTGCAGATATTGGAATATCAGTAGATACAGCAGTTGATATCGCCAAGGAAGCCGCAGATATTATTCTTCTTGAAAAAAGTTTAATGGTGCTTGAGCAAGGTGTAGAAGA belongs to Aquella oligotrophica and includes:
- the mgtA gene encoding magnesium-translocating P-type ATPase is translated as MKFVSVLKKKVLSFFDNRFTNRRQFHGDANHLDEEYPVDLNQAPATITQNLITFSYLSNAEALLTLGSDLGGLTPYEVEYKLSQFGHNEIDKQEELSWYKHLWLSYKNPFNLLLTLLAIVSFFTDDMKGATVISSMVVISTILRFVQERRSNNAADKLKEMVSTTATVIRQEDDDEEDDEHIAELEKQIMASNPAQMENRVEVPIKNLVPGDVITLSAGDMIPADVRILTAKDLFISQAALTGESLPVEKFAAQSKENIKDVLELENIAYMGTNVVSGSALAVVLTTGKNTFFGSLADKVIAEDAAETSFQKGVNRVSWLLIYFMLIMSPIVFLINGISTHAWRDAALFSLSIAVGLTPEMLPMIVTSTLAKGAVFMSRRKVIVKRLDAIQNFGAMDILCTDKTGTLTQDKICLEKHTDIFGDDYDDVLEYAYLNSYYQTGLKNLLDVAVLERANFGDIPLLVKKYSKVDEVPFDFQRRRMSVVVADTTGGNLLICKGAVEEMLTCCTHAEHDGQVMPLTNELLNKLRSVTAELNADGLRVVAVAKKNYPEAKGNYSVNDEKEMILVGYVAFLDPPKETTQPAIEALNRLGIAVKILTGDNELVTAKVCREVGLDVEGLLLGSDIDNLSDGELTVIAKNTTVFAKLTPSHKERIVDILRASGHVVGFMGDGINDAPALRAADIGISVDTAVDIAKEAADIILLEKSLMVLEQGVEEGRKTFANMLKYIKMTASSNFGNAFSVLIASAFIPFLPMLPVQLLLQNLIYDISQTVIPFDNVDREFVMQPQRWDPVDLRRFMIFFGPISSLFDVLTFFVLWHFFGANSPDHQSLFQSGWFLEGLLTQTLIVHMIRTRKIPFLQSTAAWPILLMTTCAVALGIIIPMSSIAHMVGMQALPGSYFVFLVLAIAGYMILTQSLKGVYVRKYGWQ